A section of the Methanofollis sp. UBA420 genome encodes:
- a CDS encoding UbiA family prenyltransferase: protein MTLRAYADLLRIHFAFAWPLLFCSGLFLAFGTYGGFSWSLVVTAALIGLFGFEAGMVLNDYVDRERDTRDVEGRLTRYWRLFGTRPLAEGEIPAEHALALFLLLALAALALIATLPYPHSLWVAGIMAYSYAVEVFYQLKKRDQRFPIAQVVGRTDFALFPVAGYLVAGMPDLTALLYFLFFYPYALAHLGANDLVDVTNDRARGMRTVPLLYGTRAGVLWVAGFTALHGVLALLFAPVLGPTARAGLLVGFALLVVANLVILRGRTPEAAMRVLPLFHLAMVVYAAGMVLGAVW from the coding sequence ATGACCCTCCGCGCCTACGCCGACCTGCTGCGCATCCACTTCGCGTTCGCCTGGCCGCTCCTCTTCTGCTCGGGCCTCTTTCTCGCCTTCGGCACGTACGGCGGTTTTTCGTGGTCTCTGGTCGTCACGGCCGCCCTCATCGGCCTCTTCGGTTTCGAGGCCGGGATGGTGCTCAACGACTACGTGGACAGGGAACGCGACACGCGGGACGTCGAGGGGCGGCTGACGCGGTACTGGCGGCTCTTCGGGACGCGGCCCCTTGCCGAAGGAGAGATCCCGGCTGAGCACGCCCTCGCCCTCTTCCTCCTCCTCGCCCTCGCCGCGCTGGCGTTGATCGCCACCCTCCCGTACCCGCACTCCCTCTGGGTGGCCGGGATCATGGCGTACAGTTATGCCGTCGAGGTCTTCTACCAGCTGAAGAAGAGGGACCAGAGATTCCCGATCGCCCAGGTCGTCGGGCGGACGGACTTCGCCCTCTTCCCGGTGGCGGGCTACCTCGTCGCGGGGATGCCCGACCTGACGGCCCTCCTGTACTTCCTCTTCTTCTACCCCTACGCCCTCGCCCACCTCGGCGCGAACGACCTGGTCGACGTGACGAACGACCGGGCGCGGGGGATGCGGACGGTCCCGCTGCTGTACGGCACGCGGGCGGGCGTCCTCTGGGTCGCGGGCTTCACCGCCCTCCACGGCGTTCTGGCCCTCCTCTTCGCCCCGGTGCTCGGGCCGACGGCGCGGGCCGGCCTCCTCGTCGGATTTGCCCTGCTCGTCGTCGCGAACCTGGTCATCCTCCGGGGCCGGACGCCGGAGGCGGCGATGCGGGTGCTGCCCCTCTTCCACCTGGCGATGGTGGTGTATGCCGCGGGGATGGTTCTCGGGGCGGTGTGGTGA
- a CDS encoding ATP-binding protein, translating to MTNIDDLIEFDNENRNLDFKGAQYIKENHEDFIKDLISMANAETNDERYIVIGIVQGNEGEKELRGIEKKDFIDDAVYQQLIRENVEPDINFEYFLHEYNRKYFGVFRIENCTDKPYMMKKDYRRLKKGDSWIRKGSHQPRMVRRDLDNIYEQKTVSIGFNGPVEVLFEENRSPRISIPTAGEFILPSERKAKNIHQAIEEKKNPIMKKPTLSYLDGLTNLNAYNLLAGIKPYSERTLEELEENLKSVKEDFADDDIYFCFEEIGYKLNLVIENKGEQYIEDGQIHVWIPKEDGLLVASKVPNKPNKNPFLHYEDLINAANGPRYPRVTEFENYIVVKRSVGNIKHHIPIIAFEKPVRIFFSNVLTGKSIEIICEIFGKNLKKSLLKTLIIDLIEPKTND from the coding sequence ATGACAAATATTGATGATTTAATCGAATTTGATAACGAAAACCGTAATTTGGATTTCAAAGGAGCGCAATACATAAAAGAGAACCATGAAGATTTTATAAAAGACCTTATCTCAATGGCAAACGCGGAGACTAATGATGAGCGTTATATTGTTATTGGGATTGTTCAGGGTAATGAAGGAGAAAAAGAACTTCGAGGCATAGAAAAAAAAGATTTTATTGATGATGCCGTTTACCAACAGTTAATCAGAGAAAATGTAGAGCCAGATATAAATTTTGAATATTTCTTACATGAATATAATAGGAAGTATTTTGGGGTCTTCAGAATTGAAAACTGTACCGATAAGCCCTATATGATGAAGAAAGATTATCGACGATTAAAAAAAGGAGATTCGTGGATTAGAAAGGGGAGTCATCAACCTCGTATGGTTCGGAGAGACTTAGATAACATATATGAACAAAAAACGGTTTCGATTGGTTTTAATGGACCTGTAGAGGTATTATTTGAAGAAAATAGATCTCCTCGTATAAGCATACCTACGGCAGGAGAGTTTATCTTACCCTCAGAGCGGAAAGCTAAAAATATTCACCAAGCTATTGAGGAGAAAAAAAACCCTATTATGAAGAAACCAACATTGTCCTATCTGGATGGTCTCACTAATTTAAATGCGTATAATTTGCTTGCTGGCATAAAGCCCTATTCTGAAAGGACATTAGAAGAACTCGAAGAGAACCTAAAGAGCGTCAAAGAAGATTTTGCTGATGATGACATATACTTCTGTTTCGAAGAAATTGGCTATAAATTGAATCTAGTTATTGAAAATAAAGGAGAGCAGTATATTGAAGATGGGCAAATTCATGTTTGGATCCCTAAAGAGGATGGATTGCTTGTCGCATCTAAGGTCCCTAATAAACCCAATAAAAATCCCTTTTTGCACTATGAAGACTTAATTAATGCGGCGAACGGACCCAGATACCCAAGAGTCACAGAATTTGAAAACTATATAGTTGTTAAAAGATCTGTTGGAAACATAAAACATCATATCCCAATTATTGCCTTTGAGAAGCCAGTTAGAATATTTTTTAGTAATGTTTTGACAGGTAAGTCTATCGAAATAATATGCGAGATATTTGGAAAAAATCTTAAGAAATCTCTATTAAAAACTTTAATTATCGATTTGATCGAGCCAAAAACAAATGATTAA